CCagatttttctatcatttcagGTTGCCAAATAacctgaaatatctaaataaatGCAGTGCAGGAACCCATTTCGGAAAAACTGAAATGGCCAAGGACTTCGGGTTGAAAATTTTTTAACCCGTTAAATATGTTGCGTTTTCGAACGCATTTCGGAACCAGGTCCACCGATATCATGACACTATATGCCACGTACCAGTATCGAAGCTAGACATATTTCACTTAAATGACGGAACCTTGTGTTATAAATAAATAAGACCATCATCCCATATaagatgaaataaatctaCTTTTTAACTGGACACGACAAACAATATCGGTTCATCGTTCCTCCGTATATATACCCTGCATATATAGATCGACACGTGCACGCTGGTCTCGGACGGTTCGACCGTACAAACTCGTCGAAATATATCTTACCGTTAATTCCCGACATTTCTCATTAAAAACACGCAACATATGTCTGTGAACCAAATGCCCAATGAGAATGAGAGTGAGAGGAAACAAGGAATGGCTTTCATAAACGAGAAATGAGGCATGGCTTATTCAGTTGTTCAGGGATAAGGGATGCGTTAAGGATATCTTATCAACCATTTATAAGTTATAAGTCATGCGACTAAGGCAGTCTCAACCTCTACCACAGACTCAAATCTATGAATCATATTCAGATTAAGGATAAACAATTATCACTAGACGAAATTATCTACCCTCGATGATTCACAACCCGTAGAGGGGCTGCGGCCCACCtcgacagggattcgaacctgatggcatatctacactcagccacggcgtGAAACCCTGCCGCACTCGACCGAGTGCGCAGGTACATAAGCAGATAATGTCATAATTGGCCAAACAGAAATCCCATAATTATTTAAGCCCAGGTTTTCTGATAGTTAACCCGTCAAATTTGCTTTCAGCGAtaatacaacgagcaatctgatcgGTGCGACAGGGTGAAAAGAGAACGCAATAACTCGAAATGGAGTGCCACACAACGCCACCAAGCAAACTACAATTACGCACAACAACCGATTTGCAAATAGCGATTATTATCATCCATCAGAATCGAATTAAGTTTGTTGATATTTGAAGATTTGTCTTTAACAACTGAACTTTTGACCTCCCTCAATGGTGCTTACATAGGCCCGCATCTGAGTGTGGCCACTTTCCGGCCATTTACAAATCAAAAGTTTTCAATGTGATCAAACTAAATTCCCTGAGCTAACCAGTTAAGGAATACACGCGGTCAATAGCTCTCATCCAAACTCCCTCAGTTTTCCAAGGTTTTTGAGGTCTGCGGCCACCCAGTTATTAATAAGGGCAGGCTTAAATCACTCAGCCACTACCCCTATGAGGAAGGTCAGGACCGTTGTGTTAAATCTTGAAATATCGACTTGAATATACTTTCGTGAGTGTTGTTGTCTGATCTAGGCGCATATTATTTCTCAACggattttttcgaaattctgGCATTTTGTAGGATAATAATCACATCTAAGCAATTCGAAGTGAGTCGTACCAATCGTGCCGATTTGAGGTTCAACAACCGATTAACTCGGCCTTAATCAAATTCACTTAGTACTGGTTATGCTCCATGTAGCCTGGCTTCTCACTGGAAAGAACAGAGCTACAAAATACTCAGGAGCAATTTTCAGAGCACTATACGCAAAATCAGAAATCAAATAGAGACGTGTTTTTAATCTTTTCAATTATCGTCGGTTTTCATGTCTCATATTCTCAAATCCCAGTCATTGTGCTTTTACATTCAACAAcagggccggttgcatagtaacggcttagacttaagaccagtcttaaggcCAGTCTACCaacttggttctatagccaatctaacaccttaagaccagtcttagaatttaagaccactttggacttaagtcacgactgtgcaactgggcccaggacTCATTGCCACAGTCATGAGTTCACTATCGCGTTGAAATTATAAGCTATCACAAAAGGTTCAACTCCGACttaaaatttattcaatttcttcataaatctagTGTATCTTAAACGGATTTAGGAATTAGCTATTTTAGTGAAAATGGTCTCCCCGAGTCAGATCTTATCTCGGATCCgtggaactagatcgagaggaatatattttcaacatcTCTGGTTATAAATTTTGAACCTCCCGCGCGATTAATACGACTCGTCCTCAGCAAAACGACGACGAAGAATCGAACGAAGGAAAATAAATCCGAGAAACTTACCGGTCGAATGCGAACTAGGACCGGGCATCGGTTGACCCGGCGCGCCAtggtggtgatgatgatgccCCATCAACTGATTCTCGTAGCCGGCCATCATGCCCGGTTCGACTTTGATAATCTCGATCGGATCGTCGATATCCTCTTCGCCGTCGTCGGCGTAGTTATCCGCCGCCGTCGCCGACGAGTCGTGGTGATACTCCGGTTTCGGTTCGAATATCTCCGTGTTTTGTAACGGCGCCGACACGTCCGTTGTCTCGCGGCTATCATCGCCGCCGCCACCGGTCGGTATATACGACTCGTAGCTACCGTCCACGGGCGGCGCCACCGtgccgtcgtccgtccgtcgtTGCTGCTGCTCCGGTTTGACGTCCTGCTCGGAGTTCTTAATGCTCAACAACGTCGACTCGATCTCCTCGGTCGTGAACATTTCCGCCGACGGCCGCACGACGCCGCCCGCGTCGCCGACGCCGTGCGCGCCGGACACGCGGTGCTCGCCGTCCTCGGCGGCCGGCGATACTGACGGAATAGACGACGGAATATTTGCGGCCGCCGCGTtcggcgacgacgacgaagaaTGATTAGGCGAAGACATATTGTTACTGAAAGACAACTGAGGCCGGTGTTTCGGACTCATCATTTGTTGGTgttgctgctgatgctgcggTGATGGCATCGACATGCCGTGTTGCTGCTGCCCGGTAACCGGCGACATCGCCATTTTTTGCGGTGTCGACGACGGAGATTTGCGCGGAGTCATTTTTTGCGGCGTCGTCTGTTGTTGCATGCCGCCCGGCGAGCGATTCGCGTACGGCTGATGGAGCGGTCGCGGTCCGACGGCGCCGCCGCGACCACCGAAGTTCATTTGCGCGGCGCGATTCTGCGGGGGAATCGACGACATCATCGCCGGCGCGGTGCCACCGCCTCGCCGACGTTTCACGGCACGTAAAACGTTCTGCGCGACCGCTTGTTTGCGGTTCATGTCCAGGCGACGTTTCGGCGAGTTCTGCTGGTGCGGCATCGCGACCACCATGCAATCGTCGTCCGCTAATCCGCCTTGACCTGTCGAGGGGCGAGAGAAAACAATTCATGTGTAATAGGACGCGACTTTGACCGTATCCAGCGAGGGTATTAGATTTTTCTTTGGGATACGTAGAACTCAAATGACAAGGTGGCCACTTATTtgcaaattccctgatttttccttGTTATAACAGAAATTTCCTGAGTGAATCCAAAGAATTTCTTCGTTTAAAATGCCgataacaattcattcatttttcattgaatcacgtattgataaagaaacaagtGGTCAataatatataggcctatcttAATTCCCAAAGTTTTCTTATAAGTTTTTTCAGCAAGATTTGTCCCTGAGTTTTTTAATGTGAATCTGATTCCCATGAGTTTTCTAtaggttttccaggtcagtggccaggCTGTTTAATCGAAGATTCAATTTTGGTGCGCTATCCAGTGAGAAGGTACTATATTTTTTGTCAGGAAAGttaaaattgaaatgtaaCCATCCCAAAAGAAATTTCTTAGCTTAGAGGAATCCTGAGTTCAGTTTCTTTTCCATGAAAAGAATTTGACCACTATATTCGTTTTCATGCAATAGTTATACGTACTTTTAACAGTTTGTCTCCGCGACGACCAACGAAACCACGTATTGTCATCGACCGTGACGACGATTTCGTCGAGCCAATCCAGATGGCGCCGCAAACAGAGTTTCAGCTCGTCCTCCCGGACGTGGAGCCCGACTCCTTCCATGAACAACACCATGACTCTTTCCTGAGTGTCTCTCGATCAGATGTAAATCTGGCCTgctagaaaaatatcaatactcAATGAAAGCTCATGACTAAAAAGGAAATTAGCGCTCCAGGCCCATATTTTCCATTGTCGGTCATTTAAGTTTCAAGTGTTCAGagttaaaatttgttcattttcagtgtttGGCTTCGACAGTCCACCCTTTTTCTAAACTTTTAAGCCCTAATAGGTATTTTCCGAATTATTTGATATGGTATGATCCTGTACGAACCTACCACACCTGCTTGAAgtggttttgattttgaaaatggaaatGGAATTTAAGCCCAAGTTGGGCGAAgtgttgaatttaaataattaTTCGCTTAAACCAAAGCACGCAAATAGAGAGAATGCATCCTCCCCCAGCAAGTATTCGAATTCCTGTTGGCTACGAGACacgccacggtacgaaaccctgccacaatAGACTGAATGTGCTGGATCACTCCAAGGATAAACAGTGATCAAATATTGGATTTCTATCTATCTTCTTCACTGAGATCCAAGGACATCAGTCGATCTGTCTTGTCAAACTTTTGCATTTGCAAATTTTGATATAGAAAATACTAAGTAACCATTAGCAACTAATCCAAAAAGCTCTACCGATTCAATTTTAGTAGTTGAATAAATCTGTCTAACCCG
This genomic interval from Tubulanus polymorphus chromosome 8, tnTubPoly1.2, whole genome shotgun sequence contains the following:
- the LOC141910263 gene encoding uncharacterized protein LOC141910263, with product MVLFMEGVGLHVREDELKLCLRRHLDWLDEIVVTVDDNTWFRWSSRRQTVKSQGGLADDDCMVVAMPHQQNSPKRRLDMNRKQAVAQNVLRAVKRRRGGGTAPAMMSSIPPQNRAAQMNFGGRGGAVGPRPLHQPYANRSPGGMQQQTTPQKMTPRKSPSSTPQKMAMSPVTGQQQHGMSMPSPQHQQQHQQMMSPKHRPQLSFSNNMSSPNHSSSSSPNAAAANIPSSIPSVSPAAEDGEHRVSGAHGVGDAGGVVRPSAEMFTTEEIESTLLSIKNSEQDVKPEQQQRRTDDGTVAPPVDGSYESYIPTGGGGDDSRETTDVSAPLQNTEIFEPKPEYHHDSSATAADNYADDGEEDIDDPIEIIKVEPGMMAGYENQLMGHHHHHHGAPGQPMPGPSSHSTDDAGWNEGSATEDAKPPAPPVADVDNDIEIVEDESTPPNFGDRLFINYGITGHEIKNVQSSPAKPSTDDWAVDDDRKTPADAKIFRTPDPSPSKAMARSPRTPGGIARSPHRLTPGRAARTPVKPPVINRSSYHNNNVATTPQKYRPPSSGVKVEGSSSGVKVEGSLGVKVEGSASSRIYNTRGRTTSGGNQKVDYAYDYGDVIDGDDDDGDPVPIAVDDDEDDEDYKEELPDIDVKYDVYADGAVAQQQQQLVYGVKASSSPARDPRLRYACQFCDKAFMVQSSLTRHLRTHPGIAPFSCRFCTKCFRNTSGLEVHMNRMHKDMLQV